TCATTTTAAAATTTATGCGTTGACTGAATAACCAGAAAAAATAGTATTATTCGTATGTATCCTGTCTAAAATTATTTGTTTGAACATAAATTGGCATAACACAAAGAAGGGAGCGGTCGCCCCCTCCTTCTTTATATCGAATCGCATGAATATTACAGGTTTGTGAGCACTTTTTCCATGATATCGAGGCTCTCGTCCGCCTCATCCCTCGATATGACGAGCGGTGGGGCGACACGGATGACATTGCCCGATACGGCACCGATGATGAGACCGTGCCTGCAGCATTCGTCGATGATCCTCCGGGTTGTCTGGGGATCGCGCTCCTTTGTCTTTTTGTCTTTGACTATATCGAGTCCCATGACAAGGCCGCGCCCTCTCACATCGCCGAGGTAACGGCATTTCTCCTTCATTTCGAGGAGACGGGCTTTCATGTGGCTGCCGATGGTGAGAGAGTTCTCGACAAGCTTCTCTTCCTCGAAAATGTCGAGAATGGCGTGTGACGCTGCAGTGCAGATGGGATTACCGCCCCATGTGGAGCTCATCTCGCCCTCGCCGAGGGTTTTCATGATCCTCGATTCGGCGAGCAGGCACGATATAGGCATACCCGAACCGATACCCTTGCCGATGGAGACGAGATTCGGCTTCAGGCTTTCCCATTCGAGGGCAAGGAACTTGCCGGTACGGCCGAACGATGACTGCACCTCGTCGAGAATAAAGATAATGTCATGATCTTTACACCATCCCTCAACGGACTTGAGAAAACCATCCGGAGGGAAAATGAATCCCGCCGCGCCCTGGTACGGTTCCACGATGAGCCCTGCAATAGAGCCGGTCGACTGGGCCTTCACTGATACATCCATGAAGTCGAGACACTGAGCGGCGACATCGCGGCTGTCCGAGCCGAAGGGATTACGGTACGGGTCGGGAAACGGAACCTGGAAAAATCCCGGCATGACCGGCCCGAAACCTTTTTTTGTACCCATTTTTCCGGCAAGACTCATGGTTCCCATAGTGCGGCCGTGGAAACCGCCGAAAAACGATATGATCTCGAATTTGCCGGTAAAGTGTTTTGCTACGCGAACCGCAGCATCGACAGCCTCCGAGCCCACTGTTGCGAAAAAGGCGTTATCGAGATTTTCTGGAGCCAGCCCGACCATACGTTCGGCCAGGGTGATACGTTCGACCGTGGGCGAGTCATAGCAGTTCAGAAGCCGACGGGCCTGACGGGCTATCGCATCGGCAAGCTTTGGGTGCGAATGTCCGACATTGGTAACGAGCACACCGCTTGTCCAGTCGATGAATGTATTGCCGTCCACATCCCAGACCTTGACACCCTCGGCATGATCCCAGACAACAGGTGCCTGCTGATTAAGGCAATGGGCTTCGTATTTTTCGGACAGTGCCTTGTATTGTAAAGTATTCGGCCCCGGGATAGGCGTTTTAATATTCACAACCATATGAGGTGTTTTCCTTTCATCGTTATTTATGAATCTTCATCTTGAGTCTGGGACTCGAAAGCACTTCGGGATTGACCACGCTTTTCGGGAGTTTCCCGGCAATAAACGCCTTCAGATCATCCATGATCGTATACCTGATGTCCCAGCCGCCTTCGACACTGTACCAGGCGAGGTGAGGTGTGAGCACGGCATTTCTCAGCCCGATAAGCGGGTAATCGGCTGGAGGCGGTTCCTGGTCATACACATCGATGCCCGCTCCGGCTATAACATCTTTCTTCAGCGCTGCTGCCAGATCGGGGATGTTAATCATCGGCCCGCGAGCAGTATTGATGAGAATAGCGCTCTTTTTCATCATACCAAGGGTTGCGGCATTGAACATTCCGCGCGTCTCATCGGTCACCGGTACATGGATGGTGACAATATCGGACTCACTGAGCACCTTCTCGAAAGGCGTGTGTTCGATGCCGAGCTCATCGA
The bacterium DNA segment above includes these coding regions:
- a CDS encoding aspartate aminotransferase family protein, which codes for MVVNIKTPIPGPNTLQYKALSEKYEAHCLNQQAPVVWDHAEGVKVWDVDGNTFIDWTSGVLVTNVGHSHPKLADAIARQARRLLNCYDSPTVERITLAERMVGLAPENLDNAFFATVGSEAVDAAVRVAKHFTGKFEIISFFGGFHGRTMGTMSLAGKMGTKKGFGPVMPGFFQVPFPDPYRNPFGSDSRDVAAQCLDFMDVSVKAQSTGSIAGLIVEPYQGAAGFIFPPDGFLKSVEGWCKDHDIIFILDEVQSSFGRTGKFLALEWESLKPNLVSIGKGIGSGMPISCLLAESRIMKTLGEGEMSSTWGGNPICTAASHAILDIFEEEKLVENSLTIGSHMKARLLEMKEKCRYLGDVRGRGLVMGLDIVKDKKTKERDPQTTRRIIDECCRHGLIIGAVSGNVIRVAPPLVISRDEADESLDIMEKVLTNL